In Streptomyces longhuiensis, the following proteins share a genomic window:
- a CDS encoding alpha-mannosidase codes for MHDELRRIEQRVARVHDQRVKPAVHSARVPLALQAWHAPGEPVTFAEAKAAAYKPFGVGTPWGPPWGTTWFTAHGTVPAEWAGRRVEAVFDLGFVNEWPGNQAEALVHLPDGRPLKAVNPQNQYVPVARPAQGGEEVEYLIEAASNPDILADRFAHPTALGDPRTAGDEPLYIFRSADLAVLDEGVFHLSLDLQVLRELMLELSEHEPRRHEIAHTLEAALDSLDLDDVSGTASAARAVLAPALAKPAHAGAHTLSAVGHAHIDSAWLWPIRETKRKTSRTFSNVTALADEYDEFVFACSQAQQYEWVKDNYPHVWDRIKEAVAKGQWAPVGGMWVESDGNLPGGEAIARQLVHGKRFFIEHFGVETKGVWLPDSFGYNAAYPQLARLAGNEWFLTQKLSWNQTNKLPHHSFWWEGIDGTRIFTHFPPVDTYNVEFSGKEMAHAVRNYQDKGRGTRSLAPFGHGDGGGGPTREMLERARRLADLEGSAKVRVEHPDAFFAQASKEIPKDQVWSGELYLELHRATYTSQARTKQGNRRSEHRLREAELWATTAALRAPGYAYPYERLDRLWKTVLLHQFHDILPGSSIAWVHREAEAEYARVAGELEGLTAEAVAALGEGALGESVPHVFNTSPYPRTEVIRTPAGEPARTHVPAGGSAPLVPTAPDHPVTVTEGRTLDNGLVRVVIGPDGTLASVYDLTAEREVLAGPGNLLRLHSDLPNYWDAWDIDKHYKNHYRDLLDAESVTLTEEGPLRAAVRVERAFGKGSRITQTVTLRADSKRVDVETEIDWHETEKILKAAFPVDVRADHSSAEIQFGHVKRPTHTNTSWEAARFEVYGHRWVHIGEPGYGVAVLNDSTYGHDVSRTTRDDGGTTTTVRLSLVRAPRVPDPEADQGAHRFTYSLLPGASIADAVAEGYALNLPLRVAGSGGAFDPVVSVDGDGLTVEAVKLADDGSGDVVVRLYESLGGRAAGTLRTGFPLAGVQVTDLLERPLTEQPDQVRQSADGGDAVRVALRPFQIVTLRLAVGERG; via the coding sequence ATGCACGACGAACTCCGCCGTATCGAGCAGCGCGTCGCCCGCGTCCACGACCAGCGCGTCAAGCCCGCCGTCCACAGCGCCAGGGTCCCGCTCGCCCTCCAGGCCTGGCACGCGCCCGGCGAGCCCGTCACCTTCGCCGAGGCGAAAGCGGCCGCGTACAAGCCGTTCGGCGTCGGCACCCCGTGGGGGCCGCCCTGGGGCACCACCTGGTTCACGGCGCACGGCACCGTCCCCGCCGAGTGGGCGGGCCGCCGCGTCGAGGCCGTCTTCGACCTCGGTTTCGTCAACGAGTGGCCCGGCAACCAGGCGGAAGCCCTCGTCCACCTCCCCGACGGCCGCCCCCTCAAGGCCGTCAACCCGCAGAACCAGTACGTGCCGGTGGCCCGCCCCGCCCAGGGCGGCGAAGAGGTCGAGTACCTCATCGAGGCCGCCTCCAACCCGGACATCCTCGCCGACCGCTTCGCGCACCCCACCGCGCTCGGCGACCCGCGAACGGCGGGCGACGAGCCGCTCTACATCTTCAGGAGCGCCGACCTCGCGGTCCTCGACGAGGGCGTCTTCCACCTCTCGCTCGACCTCCAGGTCCTGCGCGAGCTGATGCTGGAACTGAGCGAACACGAGCCACGCCGCCACGAGATCGCGCACACCCTCGAAGCGGCGCTCGACAGCCTCGACCTCGACGACGTCTCCGGCACGGCCTCCGCAGCCCGCGCCGTCCTCGCCCCCGCCCTCGCGAAGCCCGCGCACGCCGGCGCCCACACCCTGTCCGCCGTCGGCCACGCGCACATCGACTCGGCCTGGCTGTGGCCGATCCGCGAGACCAAACGCAAGACCTCCCGCACCTTCTCGAACGTGACGGCGCTCGCCGACGAGTACGACGAGTTCGTCTTCGCCTGCTCGCAGGCCCAGCAGTACGAGTGGGTCAAGGACAACTACCCGCACGTGTGGGACCGCATCAAGGAGGCCGTCGCCAAGGGCCAGTGGGCGCCCGTCGGCGGGATGTGGGTCGAGTCCGACGGCAACCTGCCCGGCGGCGAGGCCATCGCCCGCCAGCTCGTCCACGGCAAGCGCTTCTTCATCGAGCACTTCGGCGTCGAGACCAAGGGCGTGTGGCTGCCCGACTCGTTCGGCTACAACGCCGCGTACCCGCAGCTCGCGAGGCTCGCCGGAAACGAGTGGTTCCTCACGCAGAAGCTGTCCTGGAACCAGACCAACAAGCTGCCCCACCACTCCTTCTGGTGGGAGGGCATCGACGGCACGCGGATCTTCACCCACTTCCCGCCGGTCGACACCTACAACGTCGAGTTCTCCGGCAAGGAGATGGCGCACGCCGTCCGCAACTACCAGGACAAGGGACGCGGCACCCGCTCGCTGGCGCCCTTCGGACACGGCGACGGCGGCGGCGGCCCCACCCGCGAGATGCTGGAGCGCGCCCGCCGGCTCGCGGACCTGGAGGGCTCCGCGAAGGTCAGGGTCGAGCACCCGGACGCCTTCTTCGCGCAGGCGAGCAAGGAGATCCCCAAGGACCAGGTGTGGTCGGGGGAGCTCTATCTGGAACTGCACCGCGCCACCTACACCTCGCAGGCCCGCACCAAGCAGGGCAACCGCCGCAGCGAACACCGGCTGCGCGAGGCCGAGTTGTGGGCGACGACCGCGGCCCTGCGCGCGCCGGGGTACGCGTACCCGTACGAGAGGCTGGACCGGCTGTGGAAGACGGTGCTCCTGCACCAGTTCCACGACATCCTGCCCGGGTCGTCCATCGCCTGGGTGCACCGGGAGGCCGAGGCGGAGTACGCGCGTGTGGCGGGCGAACTCGAAGGGCTCACCGCGGAAGCAGTCGCCGCGCTGGGCGAGGGCGCGCTCGGGGAGAGCGTGCCGCACGTCTTCAACACCAGCCCGTACCCCCGTACCGAAGTGATCCGCACCCCGGCCGGTGAGCCGGCCCGCACCCACGTGCCCGCAGGCGGGTCGGCGCCCCTCGTCCCCACCGCCCCCGACCACCCCGTCACCGTCACGGAGGGCCGCACCCTCGACAACGGGCTCGTGCGCGTCGTCATCGGCCCCGACGGGACGCTGGCCTCCGTGTACGACCTGACCGCGGAACGCGAGGTCCTCGCCGGTCCGGGCAACCTGCTCCGCCTCCACAGCGACCTGCCCAACTACTGGGACGCCTGGGACATCGACAAGCACTACAAGAACCACTACCGGGACCTCCTCGACGCCGAGTCCGTGACGCTGACCGAGGAGGGGCCGCTGCGTGCCGCCGTGCGCGTGGAGCGCGCCTTCGGCAAGGGCTCCCGCATCACGCAGACCGTGACCCTGCGCGCGGACAGCAAGCGCGTCGACGTCGAGACCGAGATCGACTGGCACGAGACCGAGAAGATCCTCAAGGCCGCGTTCCCCGTCGACGTCCGCGCCGACCACTCCAGCGCCGAGATCCAGTTCGGCCACGTCAAGCGCCCCACGCACACCAACACCAGCTGGGAGGCGGCCCGCTTCGAGGTGTACGGCCACCGCTGGGTCCACATCGGTGAACCCGGCTACGGCGTCGCGGTCCTCAACGACTCCACGTACGGCCACGACGTCTCGCGCACGACCCGCGACGACGGCGGCACGACCACCACGGTCCGCCTCTCCCTGGTGCGCGCCCCGCGCGTCCCCGACCCGGAGGCGGACCAGGGCGCGCACCGCTTCACTTACTCCCTGCTGCCCGGCGCGAGCATCGCCGACGCCGTGGCCGAGGGGTACGCGCTCAACCTGCCGCTGCGCGTGGCCGGTTCGGGTGGTGCCTTCGACCCGGTGGTGTCGGTGGACGGCGACGGTCTGACGGTGGAGGCGGTGAAGCTCGCCGACGACGGCTCGGGCGATGTCGTCGTACGGCTCTACGAGTCGCTCGGCGGCCGGGCGGCGGGCACGCTGCGCACGGGCTTCCCGCTCGCCGGCGTCCAGGTCACCGACCTCCTGGAGCGGCCGCTCACCGAACAGCCGGACCAGGTACGGCAGTCGGCGGACGGCGGTGACGCGGTGCGGGTGGCGCTTCGGCCGTTCCAGATCGTGACGCTGCGGCTCGCTGTGGGCGAGCGGGGCTGA
- a CDS encoding phospholipid scramblase-related protein — MTTQSNTPAGWYPDPQGAPQTLRWWDGAQWTEHTSPVQQPAGQQVPHQAQQPQQQPVQQAAQGQFAPQQPQQHQQPVQHQQQAAGPYGQQAPQQQQSYVDPAKVQRQVQHQAGVAPTAQGGGSLFTEPVLVVNQKAKLIELTNEYTVMDQNGGQIGSVVQVGQSTLKKVARFVSSLDQFMTHKLEIRDAYGQPQLVMTRPAKFMKSRVVVERPDGSPVGEIVQQNMIGKINFAINVNGQQIGAIKAENWRAWNFSIVDHADNEVARITKTWEGLAKTMFTTADNYVLQIHYQLPEPLLSLVVATALTVDTALKQDARGFG; from the coding sequence GTGACGACGCAATCGAACACCCCTGCAGGCTGGTACCCGGACCCCCAGGGCGCGCCCCAGACCCTGCGGTGGTGGGACGGTGCGCAGTGGACCGAGCACACCAGTCCTGTGCAGCAGCCCGCCGGCCAGCAGGTCCCGCACCAGGCGCAGCAGCCTCAGCAGCAGCCCGTGCAGCAGGCGGCCCAGGGCCAGTTCGCCCCTCAGCAGCCGCAGCAGCACCAGCAGCCTGTGCAGCACCAGCAGCAAGCCGCCGGTCCGTACGGGCAGCAGGCCCCGCAGCAGCAACAGAGTTACGTCGACCCCGCCAAGGTGCAGCGCCAGGTGCAGCACCAGGCCGGTGTCGCGCCCACCGCGCAGGGCGGCGGCAGCCTCTTCACCGAGCCGGTCCTGGTGGTGAACCAGAAGGCCAAGCTGATCGAGCTGACGAACGAGTACACCGTCATGGATCAGAACGGCGGCCAGATCGGCTCCGTCGTCCAGGTCGGCCAGAGCACGCTCAAGAAGGTCGCGCGCTTCGTCTCCAGCCTCGACCAGTTCATGACCCACAAGCTGGAGATCCGTGACGCGTACGGGCAGCCGCAGCTCGTCATGACCCGGCCCGCGAAGTTCATGAAGTCGCGTGTCGTCGTGGAGCGTCCGGACGGCTCGCCGGTCGGCGAGATCGTCCAGCAGAACATGATCGGCAAGATCAACTTCGCGATCAACGTGAACGGCCAGCAGATCGGCGCCATCAAGGCCGAGAACTGGCGGGCCTGGAACTTCTCGATCGTCGACCACGCCGACAACGAGGTCGCCCGCATCACGAAGACGTGGGAGGGACTCGCCAAGACGATGTTCACGACCGCGGACAACTACGTTCTCCAGATCCACTACCAGCTGCCCGAGCCGCTCCTGAGCCTCGTCGTGGCGACCGCCCTCACCGTGGACACCGCCCTCAAGCAGGACGCGCGCGGCTTCGGCTGA
- a CDS encoding phosphocholine-specific phospholipase C: MPELNRRRFLQIAGATAGFTALSNSIDRAAAIPAARVKGTVQDIEHIVVLMQENRSFDHYFGTMKGVRGFGDPRPVTLPSGKPVWNQASGGKEVLPYHPEAADLGMQFIAGLDHDWAGGHSAFNNGKYDNWIAAKGTGTMAYLTRQDIPFHYALADKFTVCDDYHCSFMGATDPNRYYMLSGHVGNDGTGGGPVLGNQEAGYGWTTYAERLEKAGVSWKVYQDIGDGLDAAGSWGWIDDAYRGNYGDNSLLYFNTYRNAKPGDPLYDKARTGTNAKAGDGYFDVLKADVKAGKLPKISWIAAPEAFSEHPNWPANYGAWYISQVLDALTSNPDVWSRTALFITYDENDGYFDHVVPPYAPASANQGLSTADTTLDYFKGNAGYAAGPYGLGQRVPMIVVSPWSTGGYVCSETLDHTSILRFMEKRFGVKETNISPWRRAICGDLSSAFDFSLTNPAPAQLPSTAGYVPPDHDRHSSYVPKPPATPVLPKQESGSRPARPLPYAPYVDGVSTPSTGKFQLTFSGGPSAGAAFQVRSLNRTDGPWTYSTEAGKSISDAWNSTYSAGKYDLTVHGPNGFLRAFKGTNTVAEPGLTARHDASTGNLKLTLTNPTGADVHLTVTNAYGGTPQTYTVRAGATVTQTVDLRATKRWYDLKVTADSDATYLRRLAGHVENGQAGVSDPGILAV; the protein is encoded by the coding sequence ATGCCTGAACTCAACCGGCGGCGTTTCCTGCAGATAGCGGGCGCGACCGCGGGCTTCACCGCCCTGTCGAACAGCATCGACCGCGCCGCGGCCATCCCGGCCGCCCGCGTCAAGGGAACCGTCCAGGACATCGAGCACATCGTCGTCCTGATGCAGGAGAACCGGTCCTTCGACCACTACTTCGGCACGATGAAGGGCGTCCGCGGCTTCGGAGACCCGCGACCGGTCACGCTCCCCAGCGGCAAGCCCGTATGGAACCAGGCGAGCGGCGGCAAGGAGGTCCTGCCCTACCATCCCGAGGCGGCGGACCTCGGCATGCAGTTCATCGCGGGCCTCGACCACGACTGGGCCGGCGGCCACAGCGCCTTCAACAACGGCAAGTACGACAACTGGATCGCCGCCAAGGGCACCGGCACGATGGCGTACCTGACGCGCCAGGACATCCCGTTCCACTACGCGCTCGCCGACAAGTTCACGGTGTGCGACGACTACCACTGCTCGTTCATGGGGGCCACCGACCCCAACCGCTACTACATGCTGTCGGGCCACGTCGGCAACGACGGCACCGGTGGCGGGCCCGTCCTCGGCAACCAGGAGGCGGGTTACGGCTGGACCACGTACGCCGAGCGCCTGGAGAAGGCCGGGGTCTCCTGGAAGGTCTACCAGGACATCGGCGACGGCCTCGACGCCGCCGGGAGCTGGGGCTGGATCGACGACGCCTACCGCGGCAACTACGGCGACAACTCGCTCCTCTACTTCAACACCTACCGCAACGCCAAGCCGGGCGACCCCCTCTACGACAAGGCCCGCACCGGCACGAACGCCAAGGCGGGCGACGGCTACTTCGACGTCCTGAAGGCCGACGTCAAGGCCGGGAAGCTCCCGAAGATCTCCTGGATCGCCGCGCCCGAGGCCTTCTCCGAGCACCCCAACTGGCCCGCGAACTACGGGGCTTGGTACATCTCGCAGGTGCTCGACGCGCTCACGTCCAACCCGGACGTGTGGAGCAGGACGGCTCTGTTCATCACGTACGACGAGAACGACGGCTACTTCGACCACGTCGTGCCGCCCTACGCCCCCGCCTCCGCGAACCAGGGCCTGTCCACCGCCGACACCACGCTCGACTACTTCAAGGGCAACGCGGGCTACGCGGCGGGCCCCTACGGCCTCGGCCAGCGCGTCCCCATGATCGTCGTCTCGCCGTGGTCCACGGGCGGCTACGTCTGCTCCGAGACGCTCGACCACACCTCGATCCTGCGGTTCATGGAGAAGCGCTTCGGCGTCAAGGAGACCAACATCTCGCCGTGGCGCCGCGCGATCTGCGGCGACCTCTCCTCCGCGTTCGACTTCTCCCTCACGAACCCGGCACCGGCGCAACTGCCCAGCACCGCCGGGTACGTGCCGCCGGACCACGACCGCCACTCCAGCTACGTGCCGAAGCCGCCGGCCACGCCCGTGCTGCCCAAGCAGGAGTCGGGCTCCCGGCCCGCGCGGCCGCTGCCGTACGCGCCGTATGTCGACGGGGTCTCCACGCCGTCGACCGGCAAGTTCCAGCTCACGTTCAGCGGCGGCCCCTCCGCGGGCGCGGCCTTCCAGGTCAGGTCCCTCAACCGGACCGACGGCCCCTGGACGTACTCCACCGAGGCCGGCAAGTCGATCTCGGACGCCTGGAACTCCACCTACTCCGCCGGGAAGTACGACCTCACGGTGCACGGCCCGAACGGATTCCTGCGCGCCTTCAAGGGCACCAACACCGTCGCCGAGCCCGGACTCACGGCCCGCCACGACGCGAGCACGGGCAACCTCAAGCTCACGCTGACGAACCCCACCGGCGCCGACGTCCACCTCACCGTCACCAACGCCTACGGCGGAACGCCGCAGACGTACACCGTGCGGGCCGGTGCCACCGTCACGCAGACCGTCGACCTGCGCGCGACCAAGCGCTGGTACGACCTGAAGGTGACCGCCGACAGCGACGCCACGTACCTGCGTCGCCTCGCGGGCCATGTCGAGAACGGACAGGCCGGCGTGAGCGACCCGGGGATCCTCGCGGTCTGA
- a CDS encoding MFS transporter produces MPGNPTSGIPLAPNPAPRSSNRLTFAVLATGAGVFSMMQSLVAPALPTVQHALHTSQATSTWVMTAYLLSASIFTPILGRVGDLVGKKRTMVAALVALTVGCLLAALAPSITLLIVARVVQGIGGALFPLSFGIIRDEFPGHRVSPSISNLSAVIAAGGGVGMVAAGPIVGALDYRWLFWLPAAVVAVTALIAYRYVPESPTRGTGRVNWLGSVLLSGWLVALLLPISQATSWGWASIKVVGLLAAAVILFAAWVLSEARSASPLIDLRVMRLPAVWTTNTAALLFGAGMYAVWSFLPGFAQTPSSAGYGFGASVTGAGLLMLPMLVAMFLAGVLSGRLEPVVGAKALLTTGATLGAVSCAMLAAWHTEPWQVALAAGVFGLGIGLAFASMANLIVQNVPAAQTGAATGMNANIRTIGGSIGAAVMSILVTGHLQASGLPYASGYTHGFTLLAALCLAAALAALLVPAARRAGGPRVPASHGTTAGADEQVGLEQPMSR; encoded by the coding sequence TTGCCCGGGAATCCCACGTCCGGGATCCCCCTGGCGCCGAACCCGGCGCCCAGAAGCTCCAACCGCCTCACCTTCGCCGTCCTCGCAACCGGTGCCGGCGTCTTCTCGATGATGCAGTCGCTGGTCGCCCCGGCCCTGCCCACCGTCCAGCACGCGCTGCACACCAGCCAGGCCACCTCGACCTGGGTGATGACCGCCTACCTGCTGTCCGCATCGATCTTCACGCCCATACTCGGCCGGGTCGGCGACCTCGTCGGCAAGAAGCGCACCATGGTCGCGGCGCTCGTCGCGCTGACCGTGGGCTGTCTGCTCGCGGCCCTCGCCCCCAGCATCACCTTGCTCATCGTCGCCCGTGTCGTCCAAGGCATCGGCGGCGCACTCTTCCCGCTGTCGTTCGGCATCATCCGCGACGAGTTCCCCGGCCACCGGGTGAGCCCCAGCATCAGTAACCTGTCCGCCGTCATCGCGGCGGGCGGCGGTGTGGGCATGGTCGCGGCCGGACCGATCGTGGGCGCGCTCGACTACCGCTGGCTGTTCTGGCTGCCCGCGGCCGTCGTCGCGGTGACGGCGCTGATCGCGTACCGCTACGTGCCCGAGTCGCCGACGCGCGGCACGGGACGCGTGAACTGGCTCGGCTCCGTGCTGCTCTCCGGCTGGCTCGTCGCCCTGCTGCTGCCCATCAGCCAGGCCACGTCCTGGGGCTGGGCATCGATCAAGGTCGTCGGCCTGCTGGCCGCCGCCGTGATCCTCTTCGCCGCGTGGGTGCTGTCCGAGGCCCGCTCCGCGAGCCCGCTGATCGACCTGCGCGTCATGCGGCTGCCCGCCGTGTGGACCACGAACACGGCCGCACTGCTCTTCGGCGCGGGGATGTACGCGGTGTGGTCGTTCCTGCCCGGCTTCGCCCAGACACCCTCGTCCGCCGGATACGGCTTCGGGGCGAGCGTGACGGGTGCGGGGCTCCTGATGCTGCCGATGCTCGTGGCGATGTTCCTCGCCGGAGTGCTCAGCGGCCGGCTCGAACCCGTCGTGGGGGCGAAGGCGTTGCTCACCACCGGCGCCACGCTCGGCGCGGTCTCCTGCGCGATGCTCGCCGCCTGGCACACCGAGCCGTGGCAAGTCGCCCTCGCCGCAGGCGTGTTCGGGCTCGGCATCGGGCTCGCGTTCGCGTCCATGGCGAACCTGATCGTGCAGAACGTCCCGGCGGCGCAGACCGGCGCGGCCACCGGCATGAACGCCAACATCCGCACCATCGGCGGCTCGATCGGCGCCGCCGTGATGAGCATCCTGGTCACGGGGCACCTCCAGGCGTCGGGACTCCCCTACGCTTCCGGGTACACCCACGGCTTCACGCTGCTCGCGGCGCTGTGCCTCGCCGCCGCGCTCGCGGCACTGCTGGTCCCGGCCGCGCGCCGGGCGGGCGGACCGCGCGTCCCGGCCTCGCACGGGACGACGGCCGGGGCGGACGAGCAGGTGGGCCTGGAGCAGCCGATGTCACGGTGA
- a CDS encoding TetR/AcrR family transcriptional regulator: MTDRELVGGIVAAQRPRRADARRNFDALLAAARDAFAEKGAEASLEDIARQAGVGIGTLYRNFPTRRHLFETVYAEEVDALCRLADDLADAPPWDGLVTWLRRFVDYTVTKRAIRDALSGESDIFVACRRAMLGAGEPLLLRAQAAGVVRSDMSFDDLLRLISGVTGAAYVDTEQRDRVFGITLDGMRTRPAPGKP, from the coding sequence ATGACGGACAGGGAACTCGTCGGCGGGATCGTCGCGGCACAGCGCCCGCGCCGCGCGGACGCGCGCCGCAACTTCGACGCGCTCCTGGCCGCGGCCCGCGACGCGTTCGCCGAGAAGGGTGCGGAGGCGTCGCTCGAGGACATCGCCCGCCAGGCCGGTGTCGGCATCGGCACCCTGTACCGCAACTTCCCCACGCGCAGGCACCTCTTCGAGACGGTCTACGCCGAAGAGGTCGACGCCCTGTGCCGGCTCGCCGACGACCTCGCGGACGCCCCGCCGTGGGACGGGCTCGTCACCTGGCTGCGCCGCTTCGTGGACTACACCGTCACGAAGCGCGCCATCAGGGACGCCCTCAGCGGGGAGTCCGACATCTTCGTCGCCTGCCGCCGCGCCATGCTCGGCGCGGGCGAACCGCTGCTGCTGCGCGCGCAGGCCGCCGGGGTGGTCCGCTCGGACATGTCGTTCGACGACCTGCTGCGTCTGATCTCGGGCGTCACCGGCGCGGCCTACGTGGACACCGAGCAGCGCGACCGGGTCTTCGGGATCACGCTCGACGGGATGAGGACGCGCCCCGCGCCCGGCAAGCCGTGA
- a CDS encoding MFS transporter yields MTDRPSPSPSPPSGPSDPSEPAAATLTTAPPRRPLRQLLAASVGNAVEWYDWYAYTFLATYIAGQVFPKSSGNSLVPLLSTFAVFAVGFFMRPVGGLLMGAVADRHGRRAALTVTILLMGGSSLLVGLTPTYAAVGVLAPVVLVLARLLQGLSVGGEFAASTTFLVESAGPGRRGLFSSFQYVSTSAGQLAASGVAAALVSTLGDGQMDGWGWRVPFVLGALLSLVGFWIRRGAYETRSAEQRAAERPGLFDALRHHPRESLLICGITAGGTLAYYTWTSYLPTYAELNAGIDKADALVAGTVALAFFALLQPVGGMLSDRFGRKPLLLFFGLGFALLSVPLLRSLGSSFASLLLVQCAGMVLLTGFTSISAAVNAEVFPARVRAAGIGFPYSLTVAVFGGTAPYVGTLFKETGHAGLFPWYVAVLCLVSSAVYLRLPESAHKELDR; encoded by the coding sequence ATGACAGATCGCCCGTCCCCCTCCCCGTCGCCCCCGTCCGGCCCCTCGGACCCCTCCGAACCGGCGGCCGCGACCTTGACCACCGCTCCCCCGCGCCGCCCGCTGCGCCAGCTCCTCGCCGCCTCGGTCGGCAACGCCGTCGAGTGGTACGACTGGTACGCCTACACCTTTCTGGCCACGTACATCGCGGGCCAGGTCTTCCCCAAGAGCTCGGGCAACTCCCTGGTGCCGCTGCTCTCCACGTTCGCGGTGTTCGCCGTGGGGTTCTTCATGCGACCGGTCGGCGGGCTCCTCATGGGAGCGGTCGCCGACCGGCACGGCCGCCGGGCCGCGCTGACCGTGACCATCCTCCTGATGGGCGGCAGCAGCCTGCTGGTCGGGCTCACCCCGACGTACGCGGCCGTGGGCGTCCTCGCGCCCGTCGTGCTCGTCCTCGCACGACTGCTCCAGGGCCTGTCCGTCGGCGGCGAGTTCGCGGCCTCGACCACCTTCCTCGTGGAGTCGGCGGGCCCGGGACGACGCGGCCTGTTCTCGTCCTTCCAGTACGTGTCGACGTCGGCCGGGCAGCTCGCGGCGTCCGGCGTCGCGGCGGCGCTGGTGAGCACGCTCGGCGACGGGCAGATGGACGGCTGGGGCTGGCGCGTGCCGTTCGTGCTCGGCGCGCTCCTCAGCCTGGTCGGCTTCTGGATCCGGCGCGGCGCGTACGAGACGCGCAGCGCCGAGCAGCGCGCGGCCGAGCGGCCCGGACTCTTCGACGCGCTGCGCCATCACCCGCGCGAGTCGCTCCTGATCTGCGGCATCACCGCGGGCGGCACGCTCGCCTACTACACGTGGACGTCGTACCTGCCCACGTACGCGGAGCTGAACGCGGGCATCGACAAGGCCGACGCCCTGGTCGCCGGCACCGTCGCGCTGGCTTTCTTCGCCCTGCTCCAGCCGGTCGGCGGAATGCTCTCGGACCGGTTCGGGCGCAAGCCGCTGCTCCTCTTCTTCGGCCTGGGTTTCGCGCTGCTCAGCGTGCCGCTGCTGCGCTCGCTCGGCAGCTCGTTCGCCTCGCTGCTCCTGGTGCAGTGCGCCGGGATGGTGCTGCTCACCGGTTTCACGTCGATCTCGGCCGCGGTCAACGCTGAGGTGTTCCCCGCGCGGGTGCGCGCGGCGGGCATCGGCTTCCCGTACTCGCTGACCGTCGCCGTCTTCGGCGGGACGGCGCCCTATGTCGGCACGCTGTTCAAGGAGACCGGGCACGCCGGGCTCTTCCCCTGGTACGTCGCCGTGCTCTGCCTGGTGTCGTCCGCGGTGTACCTGCGGCTGCCGGAGAGCGCGCACAAGGAGCTCGACCGCTGA
- a CDS encoding 6-phospho-beta-glucosidase: protein MRLTILGGGGFRVPLVYGALLGDHAEGRVTEVTLHDTDPDRLRAVTGVLAEQATGVPDAPAVHATTDLDEALRGADFVFSAIRVGGLAGRAADERVALAEGVLGQETVGAGGIAYGLRTVPVAVDIARRVKQLAPDAWVINFTNPAGLVTEAMSRHLGDRVIGICDSPVGLGRRVARVLGADPGEAWIDYVGLNHLGWLRGLRVNGRDELPRLLADEKLLGSFEEGRLFGTDWLRSLGAIPNEYLHYYYFNRETVHAYQEAERTRGAFLLDQQAAFYSDPSYASWERTRAEREATYMAHNREASGAGERDAADLEESGGYEKVALALMRAIARDERATLILNVRGRGALPSLDDDAVVEIPCLVDANGAHPVSVAPLPGHATGLVSSVKAVEREVLAAAEGGSRATAVKAFALHPLVDSVTVARRLLEGYTAAHPGLAYLTR, encoded by the coding sequence ATGAGGCTGACGATTCTCGGCGGTGGCGGATTTCGAGTGCCCTTGGTGTACGGAGCGCTGCTCGGCGACCACGCCGAAGGCCGGGTCACCGAGGTCACGCTGCACGACACCGACCCGGACCGGCTGCGGGCCGTCACCGGCGTACTGGCGGAACAAGCCACCGGCGTCCCCGACGCGCCCGCCGTGCACGCCACCACCGACCTCGACGAGGCGCTGCGCGGCGCCGACTTCGTCTTCTCCGCGATCCGCGTCGGCGGCCTCGCGGGCCGCGCGGCGGACGAGCGGGTCGCCCTCGCCGAGGGGGTGCTCGGCCAGGAGACGGTCGGCGCCGGCGGCATCGCGTACGGCCTGCGGACCGTGCCCGTCGCCGTCGACATCGCGCGCCGCGTGAAACAACTCGCCCCCGACGCCTGGGTCATCAACTTCACCAACCCGGCCGGCCTGGTCACCGAGGCCATGTCGCGGCACCTCGGTGACCGCGTCATCGGCATCTGCGACTCGCCCGTCGGACTCGGTCGCCGCGTGGCGCGCGTCCTCGGCGCCGACCCGGGCGAGGCCTGGATCGACTACGTCGGCCTCAACCACCTCGGCTGGCTGCGCGGACTCAGGGTGAACGGCCGCGACGAGCTGCCCCGCCTGCTCGCCGACGAGAAGCTGCTCGGCTCCTTCGAGGAGGGCCGCCTCTTCGGCACGGACTGGCTCCGCTCCCTCGGCGCGATCCCCAACGAGTACCTGCACTACTACTACTTCAACCGCGAGACGGTGCACGCCTACCAGGAGGCCGAACGCACCCGCGGCGCGTTCCTGCTCGACCAGCAGGCCGCCTTCTACTCCGACCCGTCGTACGCCAGTTGGGAGCGCACCCGGGCCGAGCGCGAGGCCACGTACATGGCGCACAACCGCGAGGCGTCCGGCGCGGGTGAGCGGGACGCCGCGGACCTGGAGGAGTCGGGCGGCTACGAGAAGGTGGCGCTCGCCCTGATGCGCGCCATCGCCCGCGACGAGCGCGCGACGCTGATCCTCAACGTGCGCGGGCGTGGCGCCCTGCCGTCCCTCGACGACGACGCCGTCGTCGAGATCCCCTGCCTCGTCGACGCCAACGGCGCCCACCCCGTGAGCGTGGCGCCGCTGCCCGGCCATGCCACGGGCCTCGTCTCCTCCGTCAAGGCCGTCGAGCGTGAGGTGCTCGCAGCGGCGGAGGGCGGCTCACGCGCCACCGCCGTCAAGGCGTTCGCCCTGCATCCCCTCGTCGACTCCGTGACCGTGGCCCGCCGCCTCCTGGAGGGATACACGGCAGCCCACCCCGGCCTCGCCTACCTGACCCGCTAG